Proteins co-encoded in one Scatophagus argus isolate fScaArg1 chromosome 11, fScaArg1.pri, whole genome shotgun sequence genomic window:
- the dnajc3a gene encoding dnaJ homolog subfamily C member 3a isoform X1 has protein sequence MVSVDYVAHKILTYIPYVLVLIDLRYEGVKCGRDGSVDNHMEMGKKLLAAGQLADALSHFHAAVDGDPKNYMAYYRRATVFLAMGKSKSALPDLSKVIELKPDFTSARLQRGNLLLKQGRLDEAESDYKKVLKSNPSDKEQREAQSQLTKSDEIQRLVAQARSSFNNKDYLTAAAQLDTVIETCVWDVTSREMRAECFIQMGEMGKAISDLKAASKLKSDNTQAFYKLSTIYYNLGDHEMSLNEVRECLKLDPDHKQCYSHYKQVKKLNKQIQSAEELIQEQRYEDAVGKYEAVMNTEPKVLHFSLLAKERICHALAQAQQASRAISVCSEVLQSHPENVNVLKDRAEAYVQEEQYEEAIKDYETAAKHSENDRQIKEGLQRAQRLLKQSQKKDYYKILGVKRTAQKKEIIRAYRKLAQQWHPDNFQDPEEKKKAEKKFIDIAQAKEVLTDPEMRTKFDHGEDPMDPESQRQQGFHGGFHGFQGFNPFGSGPFSFKFNFN, from the exons ATGGTGTCCGTCGACTATGTAGCTCACAAGATACTGACTTACATCCCATATGTCCTTGTTTTGATTGATCTGAGATATGAAG GAGTGAAGTGTGGCAGAGATGGGAGTGTGGACAATCATATGGAGATGGGGAAGAAGCTGCTCGCTGCTGGCCAGCTAGCCGATGCCCTCTCTCATTTCCATGCTGCTGTGG acGGGGATCCGAAGAACTACATGGCCTACTACAGGAGAGCTACAGTGTTTCTTGCAATGGGGAAGTCTAAATCTGCCCTGCCAGATTTGAGCAAAGTCATTGAACTCAAACCAGATTTCACATCT GCACGACTTCAGAGGGGAAATCTCCTTCTGAAGCAGGGGAGGCTAGATGAAGCAGAGAGTGACTATAAGAAGGTG CTGAAATCCAACCCCAGTGACAAAGAGCAGAGGGAAGCCCAGAGTCAGCTGACGAAGTCAGATGAAATTCAGCGGTTGGTAGCTCAGGCACGCAGCAGCTTCAACAACAAGGATTATTTGACAGCTGCTGCCCAGCTTGACACTGTCATTGAG ACCTGCGTTTGGGATGTGACCTCTCGTGAGATGCGAGCAGAATGTTTTATTCAAATGGGAGAGATGGGGAAGGCCATCAGTGACCTTAAAGCTGCCTCCAAGTTAAAGAGTGACAATACCCAGGCTTTCTACAAGCTCAGCACCATCTACTATAACCTTGGAGACCATGAGATGTCCCTTAA TGAGGTTCGTGAGTGCCTGAAGCTTGATCCTGATCACAAGCAGTGTTACAGCCATTACAAGCAGGTTAAAAAGCTCAACAAACAGATCCAGTCTGCTGAGGAACTCATCCAAGAGCagag GTATGAAGACGCAGTGGGCAAATATGAGGCAGTGATGAATACTGAGCCTAAAGTgctccatttttctcttcttgctaAGGAGCGCATCTGCCATGCACTGGCACAG GCCCAGCAGGCTAGCAGAGCTATATCGGTGTGTAGTGAAGTCCTCCAGTCGCACCCAGAGAATGTTAATGTGCTCAAGGACAGAGCTGAGGCCTATGTCCAAGAGGAGCAGTATGAGGAAG caaTTAAAGACTATGAGACTGCTGCAAAACACAGTGAGAATGACCGTCAGATAAAAGAAGGCCTGCAGAGAGCTCAACGACTTCTCAAACAGTCTCAGAAGAAGGATTATTATAAGATCCTGGGTGTGAAGAG AACTGCTCAGAAGAAGGAAATTATCAGAGCCTACAGGAAACTGGCACAGCAGTGGCACCCAGACAACTTCCAGGAtccagaggaaaagaagaaggcGGAAAAGAAGTTCATAGACATCGCTCAGGCTAAAGAGGTTCTCACTGACCCGG
- the LOC124066900 gene encoding claudin-10 yields the protein MSYRTVVMYMEIGCFVLCVSGWILVCSTMPTEIWTWSEVDSIVLTTSNYFSNLWKDCISDSTGVSDCKGIPSMLALNWDIHMCRALIIISIILSFFGSVLVLVGMKCTKIGGSEIANARVTFAGGMNYLIGGLCSMIAFSYYGNKIRAEFQDPNFKAQKFEIGVGVFIGWGGSTLLIVGGLVYSSFAGREGCHSSSKRYPAYQLPDAYTAVPTRKSIVSSARTEISESQKSRTTSGSRVSSISGITTSTKTSTSFEYV from the exons ATGAGTTACAGGACTGTGGTGATGTACATGGAGATTGGCTGCTTTGTGCTCTGTGTATCTGGATGGATTTTGGTCTGTTCCACCATGCCCACAGAGATCTGGACTTGGTCTGAGGTGGACAGCATAGTCTTGACAACTTCAAACTATTTCTCCAACCTGTGGAAGGACTGTATATCTGATTCAACGGGAGTATCTGACTGCAAAGGAATTCCGTCAATGCTTGCACTGAATT GGGACATTCACATGTGCCGCGctctcatcatcatctccattaTCTTGTCTTTCTTTGGATCAGTTCTGGTCTTAGTGGGAATGAAGTGCACTAAGATTGGAGGCTCAGAGATTGCTAATGCAAGAGTAACTTTTGCTGGGGGGATGAACTATCTCATCGGAG GGTTGTGTTCGATGATCGCTTTCTCCTATTATGGAAACAAAATTAGAGCAGAATTTCAAGACCCTAACTTCAAAGCTCAGAA GTTTGAAATAGGTGTTGGTGTCTTTATTGGCTGGGGAGGCTCAACCTTACTTATTGTTGGAGGTCTTGTTTACAGTAGCTTTGCAGGGAGGGAAGGGTGCCACTCAAG CTCAAAAAGATACCCAGCTTACCAGTTACCTGACGCTTATACAGCTGTTCCAACAAGAAAGAGCATCGTGTCTTCAGCTCGTACAGAGATTAGTGAAAGCCAAAAATCAAGGACCACCAGTGGCAGCAGAGTCAGCAGCATCTCTGGGATCACCACTTCCACAAAGACATCAACCTCGTTTGAATATGTCTGA